The Neodiprion virginianus isolate iyNeoVirg1 chromosome 5, iyNeoVirg1.1, whole genome shotgun sequence genome contains a region encoding:
- the LOC124305483 gene encoding receptor-type guanylate cyclase daf-11 isoform X1, translated as MSPRNGSCMAEISSVRSLSSEDVSGAKGSRRKSCWARTTDPTHRRGRRIQLLQMLVLPFIPILALIVQTAITLHDILIYRQEVSDIETQVTIATDLGKVVTRMQLERSEVAFFIYTNGNTLRSNLTQRFAVTDRALHNMTTWPLVSVPRDETKTQKYDVVNKEAFQERLNDFREKISSEESSISEVMAWYTSVNAAMLDHLTNQIKETDNSGVWRYLISFKNLLRSIESLGIASVYGINYFGRGILTGDSYVSYVRHEALGRDLLNGSLTYVPSLKKFYDHLTLTMPDYGKIKSRRDDILENRKRQPSVDDAIAYFDSMATYVDELRKLQRELRRMIRDYVNSNLQDASNKEVAGIAIVVLVLVISPIIIILVRNAVATIQMYAANLAQKARELKREKRKSDTLLFQMLPPSVAQQLKQTQQVPAEYYEAVTVYFSDIVGFTEIAAETTPLEVVTFLNSIYKLFDARIECYDVYKVETIGDSYMVASGLPVKNGKCDKHVSEIATMALDLLAASTVFQVPRRPGERLQIRSGVHTGPVVAGIVGTKMPRYCLFGDTVNTASRMESTGEALRIHISLEMKKALDAVGGFRIEHRGLVDVKGKGLMDTYWLECKDGGIARAAELDLPSFFEDVRPVFMRRLREEDTL; from the exons ATGTCGCCGCGAAACGGATCCTGCATGGCGGAGATAAGCTCGGTGAGAAGTCTCTCCTCGGAGGACGTTTCCGGGGCGAAAGGAAGTCGTCGTAAGTCGTGCTGGGCGCGAACAACGGATCCGACCCATCGGCGAGGTCGGCGAATCCAGCTGCTGCAGATGCTGGTTCTGCCCTTCATCCCGATCCTAGCGCTGATCGTACAGACGGCGATCACCCTCCACGACATTCTGATATACAGGCAAGAAGTCTCGGATATCGAGACGCAG GTTACGATAGCCACCGACCTGGGAAAAGTTGTGACAAGGATGCAGCTTGAAAGATCAGAAGTAGCTTTCTTCATTTACACTAACGGAAATACGCTGAG GTCGAATTTGACCCAAAGATTTGCGGTAACGGATCGAGCCCTCCACAACATGACAACATGGCCTCTAGTTTCGGTGCCTCGAGACGAGACCAAGACCCAAAAATACGATGTAGTTAACAAGGAAGCATTTCAGGAACGGCTCAACGATTTCAG GGAAAAAATCAGCTCCGAAGAGAGCAGCATATCCGAAGTTATGGCCTGGTACACGAGTGTAAACGCGGCTATGCTAGATCACCTGACTAACCAGATAAAAGAGACCGACAACAGCGGAGTGTGGAG GTATCTGATATCTTTCAAGAATCTTCTTCGAAGCATCGAGAGTCTGGGAATCGCTTCGGTATACGGAATAAATTACTTTGGACGAGGAATACTGACCGGCGACAGCTACGTAAGTTACGTACGCCACGAGGCGTTGGGAAGAGATCTTTTGAACGGATCGCTAACCTACGTACCGtcgttgaagaaattttacgATCACCTGACGCTCACGATGCCTGATTACGGAAAAATTAAGTCCAG GAGGGATGACAttttggaaaatcgaaaacgTCAGCCGAGCGTCGATGACGCCATAGCCTATTTCGACTCCATGGCCACTTACGTCGATGAACTTAGAAAATTACAACGCGAACTGCGTCGCATGATTAG GGATTACGTGAACTCAAATCTTCAGGACGCGAGTAACAAGGAAGTCGCCGGTATCGCGATCGTAGTTCTGGTTCTCGTCATTTCaccaattataataatactcGTTCGAAACGCCGTCGCTACAATTCAG ATGTACGCGGCCAATTTAGCCCAGAAGGCACGAGAATTGAAGagggaaaagagaaagagcgaCACACTCCTATTTCAAATGCTACCCCCGAGTGTTGCTCAGCAGTTGAAGCAGACGCAACAG GTTCCCGCCGAATATTACGAGGCTGTGACAGTTTACTTCAGTGACATCGTTGGATTCACAGAAATAGCAGCTGAAACCACGCCGCTCGAG GTAgttacatttttgaattcaatCTACAAGCTCTTCGACGCGAGGATCGAATGCTACGACGTCTACAAGGTCGAAACGATCGGTGACTCGTACATGGTGGCCTCCGGACTTCcagtgaaaaatggtaaaT GTGACAAGCACGTCTCCGAAATCGCGACGATGGCTTTGGACCTGTTAGCCGCATCGACGGTCTTCCAAGTGCCCCGAAGACCCGGCGAACGTCTCCAAATACGAAGCGGAGTCCACACCGGACCAGTCGTAGCCGGAATAGTTGGAACTAAGATGCCGCGTTATTGCCTCTTCGGAGACACCGTGAACACCGCAAGTCGCATGGAATCTACCGGTGAAG CTCTACGCATCCACATCAGTCTCGAAATGAAAAAGGCACTGGACGCCGTTGGCGGTTTCAGAATCGAGCATCGAGGTCTGGTCGACGTTAAG GGAAAGGGTCTGATGGACACTTACTGGCTAGAGTGCAAGGACGGCGGAATAGCGAGAGCGGCCGAGCTGGACCTGCCGTCATTCTTCGAGGATGTGAGACCAGTTTTCATGCGACGTCTACGAGAGGAAGACACACTCTGA
- the LOC124305483 gene encoding receptor-type guanylate cyclase daf-11 isoform X2, translated as MSPRNGSCMAEISSVRSLSSEDVSGAKGSRRKSCWARTTDPTHRRGRRIQLLQMLVLPFIPILALIVQTAITLHDILIYRQEVSDIETQVTIATDLGKVVTRMQLERSEVAFFIYTNGNTLRSNLTQRFAVTDRALHNMTTWPLVSVPRDETKTQKYDVVNKEAFQERLNDFREKISSEESSISEVMAWYTSVNAAMLDHLTNQIKETDNSGVWRYLISFKNLLRSIESLGIASVYGINYFGRGILTGDSYVSYVRHEALGRDLLNGSLTYVPSLKKFYDHLTLTMPDYGKIKSRRDDILENRKRQPSVDDAIAYFDSMATYVDELRKLQRELRRMIRDYVNSNLQDASNKEVAGIAIVVLVLVISPIIIILVRNAVATIQMYAANLAQKARELKREKRKSDTLLFQMLPPSVAQQLKQTQQVPAEYYEAVTVYFSDIVGFTEIAAETTPLEVVTFLNSIYKLFDARIECYDVYKVETIGDSYMVASGLPVKNGDKHVSEIATMALDLLAASTVFQVPRRPGERLQIRSGVHTGPVVAGIVGTKMPRYCLFGDTVNTASRMESTGEALRIHISLEMKKALDAVGGFRIEHRGLVDVKGKGLMDTYWLECKDGGIARAAELDLPSFFEDVRPVFMRRLREEDTL; from the exons ATGTCGCCGCGAAACGGATCCTGCATGGCGGAGATAAGCTCGGTGAGAAGTCTCTCCTCGGAGGACGTTTCCGGGGCGAAAGGAAGTCGTCGTAAGTCGTGCTGGGCGCGAACAACGGATCCGACCCATCGGCGAGGTCGGCGAATCCAGCTGCTGCAGATGCTGGTTCTGCCCTTCATCCCGATCCTAGCGCTGATCGTACAGACGGCGATCACCCTCCACGACATTCTGATATACAGGCAAGAAGTCTCGGATATCGAGACGCAG GTTACGATAGCCACCGACCTGGGAAAAGTTGTGACAAGGATGCAGCTTGAAAGATCAGAAGTAGCTTTCTTCATTTACACTAACGGAAATACGCTGAG GTCGAATTTGACCCAAAGATTTGCGGTAACGGATCGAGCCCTCCACAACATGACAACATGGCCTCTAGTTTCGGTGCCTCGAGACGAGACCAAGACCCAAAAATACGATGTAGTTAACAAGGAAGCATTTCAGGAACGGCTCAACGATTTCAG GGAAAAAATCAGCTCCGAAGAGAGCAGCATATCCGAAGTTATGGCCTGGTACACGAGTGTAAACGCGGCTATGCTAGATCACCTGACTAACCAGATAAAAGAGACCGACAACAGCGGAGTGTGGAG GTATCTGATATCTTTCAAGAATCTTCTTCGAAGCATCGAGAGTCTGGGAATCGCTTCGGTATACGGAATAAATTACTTTGGACGAGGAATACTGACCGGCGACAGCTACGTAAGTTACGTACGCCACGAGGCGTTGGGAAGAGATCTTTTGAACGGATCGCTAACCTACGTACCGtcgttgaagaaattttacgATCACCTGACGCTCACGATGCCTGATTACGGAAAAATTAAGTCCAG GAGGGATGACAttttggaaaatcgaaaacgTCAGCCGAGCGTCGATGACGCCATAGCCTATTTCGACTCCATGGCCACTTACGTCGATGAACTTAGAAAATTACAACGCGAACTGCGTCGCATGATTAG GGATTACGTGAACTCAAATCTTCAGGACGCGAGTAACAAGGAAGTCGCCGGTATCGCGATCGTAGTTCTGGTTCTCGTCATTTCaccaattataataatactcGTTCGAAACGCCGTCGCTACAATTCAG ATGTACGCGGCCAATTTAGCCCAGAAGGCACGAGAATTGAAGagggaaaagagaaagagcgaCACACTCCTATTTCAAATGCTACCCCCGAGTGTTGCTCAGCAGTTGAAGCAGACGCAACAG GTTCCCGCCGAATATTACGAGGCTGTGACAGTTTACTTCAGTGACATCGTTGGATTCACAGAAATAGCAGCTGAAACCACGCCGCTCGAG GTAgttacatttttgaattcaatCTACAAGCTCTTCGACGCGAGGATCGAATGCTACGACGTCTACAAGGTCGAAACGATCGGTGACTCGTACATGGTGGCCTCCGGACTTCcagtgaaaaatg GTGACAAGCACGTCTCCGAAATCGCGACGATGGCTTTGGACCTGTTAGCCGCATCGACGGTCTTCCAAGTGCCCCGAAGACCCGGCGAACGTCTCCAAATACGAAGCGGAGTCCACACCGGACCAGTCGTAGCCGGAATAGTTGGAACTAAGATGCCGCGTTATTGCCTCTTCGGAGACACCGTGAACACCGCAAGTCGCATGGAATCTACCGGTGAAG CTCTACGCATCCACATCAGTCTCGAAATGAAAAAGGCACTGGACGCCGTTGGCGGTTTCAGAATCGAGCATCGAGGTCTGGTCGACGTTAAG GGAAAGGGTCTGATGGACACTTACTGGCTAGAGTGCAAGGACGGCGGAATAGCGAGAGCGGCCGAGCTGGACCTGCCGTCATTCTTCGAGGATGTGAGACCAGTTTTCATGCGACGTCTACGAGAGGAAGACACACTCTGA